The sequence GGCTGCGGATGCGGTATTGGCAATACCGGTATAAATTATTTTCCCGCTGTTTACGTCAGTGCCTTTCGCACGCCCCTGGAAAGAAACGCTGCCCGCCGTCTGCGCGGTATATACCCATGTGAAAGAAGTTTGCTGTGTAGGCGCAAGAGTTGCCGATGCCGAAGGAGAACTTGTAAGTGTGAATGAAGCAGAACCTGAAATAGTCAGCGGCTGCGGATATACAAGATTAGCATCGCCGTCGCCGTTGTTCATTACATTCATAATAACCGTTATATTCTGCCCCGCGGATAAACTTAAAGGCGATGCCGTAAACGACATTATGTCAAGAACAGCTGCCGGAAGAATTTCAATACTTGACGAACCTGAGACTGCTGAACTTAAAGCCCTTGCGTCATTCGCGTCTGTTCCCGTAACATTCGCGCTAAATGCAACCGTTCCCGGTGAAGTGCCTGAATATGTCCAGGTAAATTTATAAGACGCGCCGCCTAAGAGACTTGTTATTATAAGCGGGCTTGGAACACCTGCAGCCAATGCAGTTCCATTGCCGGCAACTGCAATTGCGGACGGCGCCACATTTAACGCAGCTGCTCCGCCTGTATTTGTAACGCTTAAAACCACTGTAATTATTTCCCCTTCAGAAACTATCGCAGGGAAAGCCGAAACAGATGATGTCAGTGCAGCTTCGTATACTATTAGGACATTCTGGCTTGTCGCAGTTGATGAGTATTTTACCACGCCGGTATTATCTTCAGTTCCCTGCGCCCTTGCAGAAAAATATACTGTGCCGGTTCCGACCGCAGAGAAGGTCCACTGGAATGTTGCAGAAGCGCCTCCTGCTAAAACAACTGCCGCAGGAACAGAACCTGTCATAAGCGCCGAGCCGTTGCCAAGTACAGGCACAAGATTGGACGGGTTTGGCAGCACGTTTGAAGCTGTTGACTGCCCGTTGTTTGTTACTGTCATGGATACATTAAATGACTGCCCCACATTTACGGAAGCAGGCAGACCGTTAAATTGCGCGCTTAAATTCACGGGAGTTTGTATCTGACACGATGATGTGGTATTGTATGTGGAATTAACAACCGCTCCGGTATTTACCTCTGTTCCCGTTGCATAGCCGCTGAAAGAAACATTGCCTGATGCTGTCGGGCTGAATGTCCAGGTGAATGTGCCTATGGAATTGCCATTGATTATCTGTGACGCGGGAACCGGCCCTGTAACAAGTGTTACACTGCCGCCTCCAATTTTTACAAGCCAGTTGCCGCCCTGCTGCGGAGGGTTAACCCCGGACACTGCTGCCTGTCCGTTATTGGAAACCACCATTACAACTGTAAGTATCTGCCCCACATCCACAGACGCGGGCAATGTATTAAACTGCATGGTAAGATCTGCCACGCTCTGTATTATTACATTCTGCGAAGAAGCGTTTGTTATTGAACCCGTTCCATCTGTGGCTTCTGCTGATGAATTAAAATTAAGGGTGCCGGAACCGGAGCTGCTATATATCCAAGTCAATGCACCGCTTGCTCCCGGGGCAAGTACAATTCCCGCCGACGGCTGGGAAATAATCCCCACTGACGGCGCGCCGGAAATTACCGCAGGCGTCATTGAATACGTATTCACATTGCCGGTTATAAGCCCGTTATTTGTAATTGTCAGTATTACCGTAAGGCTCTGCCCCGCGCTTATGATATCTCTTGAAACAGAAATCGCGGATGAAAGCAGCGGTGAAGGCTGTAATATTTCAACCTGGTTTGAACCGCCCTGAGCGGATAATACTGTCACGCCCGTGTTGGCATCCGTTCCGCTTGCGGAACCGGTAAAATTAACCGTGCCAACTCCGGTTGCGGAATATGTAAACGTAAATACCCTGAAAGAATTTCCCGGAATGTTCTGCAATGCAGGCAGCGGCCCTGTAAGCCTAATACCTGAACCCGTCCCTGCTACAGTTATAATATCAACTGAATTTGTATTTACGTTATTTGCGGTTGACTGTCCTGTATTTGAAACAGTCATTAAAAGGGTTATTGTCTGCGAAGTAGCCACAATAGACGGCACGGCATTTAATGATACGCTTAAAGCCGAAGCTGACTGTATAGTAACAGTCGGGCTCTGCGCGTAATTGGAGTATTTTGTAACGCCGTCATTATTATCAACACCGCTTGCCCTGGCGCTGAATATTATGTTTCCTGCGGTGTTAGCCGTGTATACAAAAGTAAATGCCGCGGATGCCCCGCCGTTTATCGGCGCGGAAACCGGCGAAGATGATACCGATGCCGTGCCTGTCCCGACAGTATTTATAACCGGCAGCGCGTTTGTGACTCCCGCCTGGCCGTTATTTAAAACTGTGACCACAACCGTAATATTCTGCAGTGTGTTTACAGTTGCAGGCAGCGCAGTAACACTTGCTACAAGGTTTGAAGGTGTCTGTACTGTTATAAGGTTTGAAGTTGAAGCGTTGGTGCTTATGGAATCGCCGGAATTTTTATCCGTGCCGTTTGCCATGCTGCTGAACGAAATATTTCCTGCCGCATTTGCCGTGTATCGCCATGTGAAAGCCGCGCTGGCGCCCGCGGTGATGGTAAGCGCAGCCGGAGAAGGCCCTGAAATATAAGTACCGCCGGCAGTTCCTAAAATTCCCGGCGCTTCAGGCGTTATGTAATTTGCCTGGCCAAGCCCTGTATTTGTAATGTTTAATATTACCGTTATTTCCTGACCCACGTTTACTATTGAAGGTACCGCACTCATCTGCGCGGCTAAAATAGCGCGCGTTTCTATTATAAGGTTGTTTGAAACTACAGAGGCGGAGGCTATGTTTCCAAGGGAGTTGCCGTCCTGGCCAATTGCCCTGGCAGAAAAACTTACAGTTCCGGTTCCTACCGCTGAATAAGTCCATGTAAAGAATCCGGTTCCATTGCCTGCAATTGTCTGGCTGGCCGGCAGAGGTCCGGTTACATAAAGCGCGCCGCCGGTTCCAATAATTACCGGCTGTGAAGGGTTGGGCATTACATTTACCGCTGACGCCCCGCCTGTATTTGTAACGGTCATTATCACAGTAACAATTACATCAAGGTTTACCGCAGACGGCACAACATCAATTCTGGAACTTAATGCCGCTCCGCTTAATATATCGCTATATGCGGATGTAGTTACCGTACTTTGAATTAAAGAACCTGTCAGTGAATCAGTGCCTTCTACATTTCCTCTGAATGCCACGCTGCCGATGCCGTTTGCAGTGTATGTCCATTTAAATACAACTGTGGAATTGCCCGGAATTGTTGCGGACTGCGGAATTGGTCCCTGCGCGGTAGAAATAAGCCCGCTTCCTAATTTAGTTAAAGGCTGCGGGTTGGGTGTAACGTTAACCGCAGATGCCAGTCCTGTGTTTGTAACCACCATTGTCACAGTAAACATCTGGCCTGTGGAAACCACCACAGGGCTGATAAATATTGCCGACTGTATTGAAGCCGGCGTCATTATTAGGGTTGTATCGTGAGTGTATAAAGACGTAAGTGCAGCGCCGCTGTTTTCATCTGTTCCCTGCGCGTAGCCGGAGAATGAAACAGTACCGGTGGAAATTGCTGAATAAATCCATGTGAAGTTATATAAAGACCCACCGGAGATATCCGCAGAAGCCGGAGAAGGCGCTGAAATAAGCGTTACAAGCGAAGCATTCGGCGCGTCAAGCGTGGGCATAACACTTAAAGCTGCTGCCTGACCGCTGTTTGATATGGACATGATAACTGTTAAACTGTATCCCACTCCCGCTTCAGCCGGTATTGAAGTCATCTGCGATGAAATTGAAGCCGCGGACTGGGCAAGCATTGTTACATTATGGTACGCCGATGTGACATTCCACCCTGAATTAGCGTCAATAGCCGTTACACGTCCCGCAAGGTTAATGGAACCGGCGCCTGTTATTGAATAAGTCCAGGTAAATACTCCGCTGCTGCCGTTTGTAAGTATCTGGCTTCCCGGAACAGGGCCTGATAAAAGTGATAAAGCTCCGGCGCCCGTAATATTAAGCTGCGGAGCTACATTATTTGCAGTGGCTGACCCTGAATTTGTAACACTCAACATGACTGTTAAAACATTTCCCGTGGATGCTTTGTAAGATGATAGCGATATCTGCGAAACCGGAGCGGCAATTGTCTGAATTGTAAGCGAAGGCGAACTTGCAATATTTGAAACTATTGCTGTTCCATCGTTTGCGTCAGTTCCGGATGCGCGTGAAGTAAAAATTAAATTACCCGCGGCTGTTGCCGAATAAGTCCATGTAAATGTGGAATATGTACCGCCTGCTATAACCCTTGATGCGGGTGTCGGCCCCCACGACCAAACAGCTGCTCCCGTGCCGGACATTCCCAGAAGTTCAGGTACTGGTATCACCGTATTAGCTGATGCCTGTCCGTTATTGCTTATGCCCATTACCACTGTCACAATCTGGTTCTGTGTCACAACTGCCGGCAGTACAAACATTTCTGAAGCCAATGCCGGCCTTGTCTGAATAAGCGTGTCATCCCCGCTAGAAACTGACTGCTTTACCACAAGGCTGTTAACATCCGTCCCCTGCGCGTATCCGTTAAAAGACATATTCCCCGCCGCGGTCGCGGAATATGTCCATACAAAATCAGCAGAAGTTCCGCCGGTTAACGCCCCAATGCTTGCAGGCGATGGCCCGGAAATTAAAAGAACATTTCCCGCGCCTCCCGTTGAAAGCTGCGGAGTTACAACGTTAAGCGTTGCGCCGCCATTATTTGTTACACTTAACCTTACCGTAAAAACCTGATTTAAACTTACATTTGCCGGTGATATTACGCTTGAAATAATGTTTGCGGCATTCTGTATATTAACATTTGGAGTAAGTGTGATATTGGACTGTTCCGTAACACCCGAATACAAATTTATACCCGTTGCATAAGCACTGAATGCAACCGTTCCGGACGCAGCCGCGGAATAAGTCCATACAAAAGTATGCGAAACAGAACCTGCCATTGTAAATGTGGAAGGCGATGAAACAAGATTAAGAATTCCGCCGTTTATAAGCGTCATATTTCCGGCAACATTTTGCGCCGTGGTTTCGCCTGTATTTGTAACAGTCATGTAAACATCTATCTGCTGCCCCACGGAAACCTGGGTTGCGGACACATTTGTCTGCGCGGTAAGATTGGGCCTTGAATATACCGTGATTGTATTTGAATCTCTCTCCCTTGCTACATATAGTGTTGATGAACTTGCGCCTATACCCTGCGCGCTGCCCGTAAATCTTACAGTGCCGCTTGTCGTTGCCGAATATGTCCAGGTAAAGAAACCGTCCGCACCCGACGAGAGGCTTGTTATAGGAGTGGGCGACGCGAGAAGAGTTACAACTCCCGAAGCCACACCTGTAATACCAAGCGGCGAAGCTGTAATATCTGAAATATCTTCCGTGCTGTTATTGGTTACCCTTGCCACAATTGTAAGGTGCTGTCCAGTGCTGATTGTAATTGCGGAAGATGGCATAATACGCATATTATAAACAAGGTCTGTGGAATTAGCGGACAAAGTTGTAATGGAGGTTGCAGCAGACATCGCTGTGCTTGTAAGATATGCAGGCGCGCCATTTCCGCCGCCCCATGTGTAATTTACGGCTATCTTATAGTAATAAGTGGTGCTTGTGGTAAGCCCCGAGTCCGCGTAAGTTACAGCTGCACCGGCGCTCTGCGAAGCAGTTATTGGAAGCGCTTCAAATCCGCTGCCTGCCTGTGTACTTCTGTATATCGTATAGCCGGAAATTAAGCCGTCCGGATCGTTATTTAAGCCGGTCCATGTAAAGGTAACATTATCATAACCTATAACTTGAGCCGCAGGCGCAGGTATCTGCGCAAGAGCCATTTCAGCCATGTCTGTTTCGCTGTTGTTTATATCGGTTGCTGAAATGGACTTTTTGACAGCGCCAACATAAGAATTTCCGGTCCATCCAAACTGACCGTTTAATACCTGCAATAGAGTAACTATAACCTGCCCTTCTACAGGAGCGGTGGTCCAGTCAGTGGAACCAACATCAGAATAAGCATAAGCAGGATTTGTAATATCATTATAATATGCCGGAAAAATACGCGCCGGGTAAGTACCGTCAGGTCCGTTGTTCTGGTGGCCAATCTGCGCGTTTACGCCCACCCTAAAAGCGGATAATGAAGCAAAACTGTTTTCTGTGTCAGCCGTCCCCGTGGTGCCGTCAGCATTAAACACCTTTCCAAAAACAAAGTAAGGCGCAGCGTAAGCGCTAAATGCAGACAGACCTATCAGTATAAAAGCTGCTGCTAAAATTAACGCGCTCTTTTTTCCTGCTACTCTACGGCTACTTTCCATCAAGCCTCCGGAAAAAGTAGTTACGGGCGTTTTATATACCCGCTGTCTTCCTTATATATATGTCTGCTTATTATTTCTTTCCGCTTATAAAATTTTTTCTTGATTCTTCTATAAGCCACTTATCTATAAGGTCTTTTTTAAATCTCCAGAAAGATGCCACCCTAAACGCGGGTATCTGCCCTTCTTTTGATAATTTATAAATAGTCACAGGTTTCATTTTAAGGTATTTCGCAACCTCTTTAACTGTCATTATCTCCGGATACTCTTCTGGCATGCAAGCTCCTGTAGTACCTTTTAGTTCTTTATACTATGTTCAAGTATGTTAAAACAAATACACAGAGAAAGAGCCTCTTCGCTTATAATTATAACTTATGTAACTTTTTTGTCAATAGAATTCTAAAAAAACTTTTTCCCACCCGCCTAAAAGCCATTATTTATAAGCATTTTAGCAACTTTGTATGTAAAGGATTAACAAAAAAATTTATCCACAATTCTATCAGGTTATCCACATTTTCAGTTATTTTCGTAATTATTTTCTTTTTTCAAGAATTAATTTAATTACAAATAATAAGCGCCTTAAAGTGTATTAAAAAGTTGCTTTTGGGGTTAAAATTTTATGGTACAGGCGTTAATGCCAATTTAGGAGTCCACGTGAATGATGCAGAGTTCCCGCTTGCGTAAATATTTACCGCTTCTCCGGGTAAGATATTAAAGTCTGTTCCAAGCCCCCACTGCGCAAGCCCTGCGCTGTACGCAAAAACAATATATGACTGCGATGCCGCATTCCACTTTGCTATTTTATTTATTTTCTGATTTGTACCCGCGCCGGTTCCTCCTTCTATGTCGCGCACAATGTCAGACGCCTTTCCATAATTTGCAGAGTACGGAAGCATGCGTTTATTAGCGTTGGCTATTACACTATTGTGATGAAAAATTAAAGACGCTGACACTTCATTGAATACCTGCGTCCAGGTAAATGCGGACACAGCGTGCATGTAAATTGCATTACTTGAAGCGGTGCCTGCATCCACGTTGAAATTCGTGCCCAGGCTCCATGTCCCGAATTTATTGGAAAAAGGCACAAAAGACTGCGTATACGGGTTCCACGTTGCCACCATATCTATTTTATTAGCCGTATATGTGTTGCCTTCCACTGCCGCCACAATATCAAGCGCTTTAATGTAAGCTGTGCTGTACGGCATTGACATCCTGTATGTATTGGTGTAACCTGCCGCGTAATCAAAACTAACATTTACCTTTCCACCCGCGTTTGCAGGCGCGCTTTCACCGGCACCATTTACCGCTGACACAGCGTAAAAACTGTAATCATTATTATCCGAAAAAACATAGCCGCTTGTTCCCGGCGTCGGGATTACTGTTGCAATCACAGTCCATCCTGAAGATATGCTGTATAATTTACCGGCAGCACCGGTTGCGTTATAAACTTTATAATAATCCACGTTTGCCGCCGTACTCCATTGAAGCGAAATATTTTCTCCGTTAAGTACGGCGCTTATTCCGGACGCTGTAACCGGTGTTGAATCCGGTGTTGATGTATAAGTCATTGTCACTGTCGGAGTTATAGTAGCTGTGGCAAGCGCAACAATAACTGACGGCGGAAACGCAATAGGATTTGTATTGGTCCCGCTTGGCTGTGAATGTATTGCAAATTCAGCGGTTCCTGTGCCGGGCTGCGCGGTTACTCCTGAATTTGACGCTTTATTACCGTATGTAATATACACTTTGTTTCCCGCCTGCAGACCCTGTACAAAAAGCCTGATTTCATTGCCTAATATTAAATAACCGGTCACACTTCCTGACTGCACACTCCAGGTAGTATAGCCGTTTACTGATGGATTATCCCCGGGCAGTGTCCATCCCGCCGGAATAAATATTTTTAAAGTTCCATATCCCGGCGACGAAGCCCAGTTTGTTGTTCCCGCTGTATATTCTATTAACATGGTATTTCCCGTACCGCCAGCCATTACAGTTGACGGCGATACTAAAGCAGAACCTTCACCAATTGCCGGAGTGTTTGTCTGCGTTACTGTCATTGTTGCCGTATGTGTACCGGTTACAGTTGACGTTACAGTAATTGTCGGTGTACTTGTGGAAGTTAAAGTAATTGTTGCCGTGGCAGTTGCCGGTATAACATTCACCTGCGGCTGCACGGATATGGGATATGTGACGGCTCCGGAATAACTGCTCTGCACAGTAAATACAGCTGTACCTTCCGAAACCTGAGAAACCGCTCCCGGAATCCCTGCGCCATAAGTTACTGTTACCTGTCCGGTAACAGAATTTAGCGCGGAACAATAAATGGTAATTATCTGTCCGCTTCTTGACGTGCCCGCGAAAGTTCCGCCGGAAACGCTTACTGTATAATAACCCGGCTGTCCCGAAGTCAGGCTTGGTGCAGACCAGCCTGTTGGTATAGTTATTCTTAGCGTTCCGTTTGTCCATGATGTGGCGCCTGCAGTATAAGTAATAATCATTGTATTTCCGGATGTACCTGCCGCAACAGTAAGCGGCGAGATTAAAGCAGAACCTTCCCCTTCGGGCGTTAAAACAATGGTTGCCGTCACAGTGATTGTACTTGTTTCCGTTATTGTAGCAGATACTGTTTCCGTAACAGTTCCTGTACTTGTCTGTGTAATTGTTTCAGTATCCATTATAATTGTAACCGTTTCAGTAACAGTTTGCGTCACAGTAGTTGTAGCAGACTGTGTCTGCGTCTCAGTTATAGTTTGCGTCCCGGTTTCAGTCACAGACGGAGTACTTGTCTCTGTTACGGTCTGTGTTGAGGTCTCTGTGTTTGTCTGTGTGTT comes from Candidatus Goldiibacteriota bacterium HGW-Goldbacteria-1 and encodes:
- a CDS encoding DNA-binding protein, whose translation is MPEEYPEIMTVKEVAKYLKMKPVTIYKLSKEGQIPAFRVASFWRFKKDLIDKWLIEESRKNFISGKK